A window of the Lolium perenne isolate Kyuss_39 chromosome 7, Kyuss_2.0, whole genome shotgun sequence genome harbors these coding sequences:
- the LOC127312586 gene encoding uncharacterized protein, giving the protein MADLNHKCTEEARFWRMRCPLICMWLVEHHQPQRVMRQFGLYQECPPQWQDTDKALHRLDRQRQRKITNWPVHHSGHVAAFLHCLEATRNAGPEQIVPHDFAAFNNYLKWFHENTRIELVKHAYAEDILDDPIQFDEVGQSQHDTFARRGRSTSIASELNFVREEIQKTAHECEIMWEQSHRDEKPVGSLRHFIKCLFRLEKMADPGFHSRADVPDHLREAVDRHISDMFPGEMHNDLRSKLKEMWKTIFISSMIRTGRGLADQMRDMVSLLSIELKKQPCACKRKEPETENVVGAFGAMYTQGKGA; this is encoded by the exons atggctgacctcaaccacaagtgcacggaggaggcgcgattctggcgtatgcgctgcccactcatatgcatgtggcttgttgaacaccaccagccgcaaagagtgatgagacagtttgggctgtatcaggagtgcccacctcagtggcaagacacggacaaggcgcttcatag gcttgataggcagcggcagaggaagatcacaaattggccagttcatcatagcggccacgtcgcagcgttcctacactgtttggaagcgacacggaatgctggccctgagcagattgtgcctcacgacttcgccgctttcaacaactacctcaagtggttccatgagaacacgcgtatcgagttagtgaagcacgcgtatgctgaggacatcttggacgaccccatccagttcgatgaggttgggcaaagccagcacgacacctttgctcgcagagggagatcgacttctattgcttccgagctgaacttcgtg cgggaggagatccaaaaaacagctcacgagtgcgagattatgtgggagcagagccatagagatgaaaagcctgtcggatcgttgcggcatttcattaag TGCTTGTTCAGGTTGGAAAAGATGGCAGATCCAGGTTTTCACTCTCGTGCTGATGTTCCTGACCATCTTCGTGAAGCAGTCGATCGTCACATCTCAGATATGTTTCCTGGTGAAATGCATAATGAT TTACGTTCTAAGCTGAAAGAAATGTGGAAGACTATCTTCATTTCGTCGATGATAAGAACGGGACGTGGTCTTGCTGATCAGATGCGTGATATGGTTTCTCTTTTGTCAATTGAGTTGAAGAAGCAGCCATGTGCTTGCAAGAGAAAGGAGCCTGAAACTGAAAATGTTGTTGGAG CGTTCGGGGCCATGTACACGCAAGGGAAAGGAGCCTGA